One genomic segment of Hemiscyllium ocellatum isolate sHemOce1 chromosome 49, sHemOce1.pat.X.cur, whole genome shotgun sequence includes these proteins:
- the LOC132837151 gene encoding histone H2A-like, whose protein sequence is MSGRGKGGGKGRAKAKSRSSRAGLQFPVGRVHRLLRKGNYAERVGAGAPVYLAAVLEYLTAEILELAGNAARDNKKTRIIPRHLQLAVRNDEELNKLLGGVTIAQGGVLPNIQAVLLPKKTSAAGSAKK, encoded by the coding sequence ATGTCTGGAAGAGGAAAGGGCGGTGGGAAAGGTCGTGCCAAGGCGAAGTCTCGATCGTCCCGGGCTGGCCTGCAGTTCCCGGTGGGCCGTGTTCACAGGCTCCTGAGAAAGGGTAACTATGCTGAGCGTGTGGGTGCCGGAGCGCCGGTCTATCTGGCTGCGGTGCTGGAGTATCTGACGGCTGAAATCCTGGAGCTGGCTGGCAACGCGGCCCGGGACAACAAGAAGACCCGCATCATCCCCAGGCACCTGCAGCTGGCCGTGCGCAACGACGAGGAACTCAACAAGCTGCTGGGAGGGGTGACCATCGCTCAGGGCGGGGTGCTGCCTAATATCCAGGCCGTGCTGCTGCCCAAGAAAACTTCCGCTGCTGGATCTGCTAAAAAGTGA
- the LOC132837171 gene encoding histone H2B 1/2-like isoform X1 gives MADEKKAQQASKKGAKKIIKKTPAKGGRKRKRTRKESYSIYIYKVMKQVHPDTGISSKAMSIMNSFVNDIFERIAGEASRLAHYNKRSTISSREIQTAVRLLLPGELAKHAVSEGTKAVTKYTSSK, from the coding sequence ATGGCTGATGAGAAGAAAGCGCAGCAAGCGTCCAAGAAGGGCGCGAAGAAAATCATTAAGAAGACGCCAGCGAAGGGCGGCAGAAAGAGGAAGCGGACCAGGAAAGAAAGTTACTCCATCTACATCTACAAAGTGATGAAGCAGGTTCACcccgacaccggcatctcctccAAGGCCATGAGCATCATGAACTCGTTCGTCAACGATATTTTCGAGCGCATCGCGGGGGAGGCTTCCCGCCTGGCCCATTACAACAAGCGCAGCACCATCAGCTCCCGGGAGATCCAAACCGCCGTGcggctgctgctgcctggggagCTGGCCAAGCACGCCGTGTCGGAGGGCACAAAGGCGGTGACCAAGTACACCAGCTCTAAGTGA
- the LOC132837171 gene encoding histone H2B 1/2-like isoform X2 produces MPPKSSKKGAKKIIKKTPAKGGRKRKRTRKESYSIYIYKVMKQVHPDTGISSKAMSIMNSFVNDIFERIAGEASRLAHYNKRSTISSREIQTAVRLLLPGELAKHAVSEGTKAVTKYTSSK; encoded by the exons atgccGCCAAAAT CGTCCAAGAAGGGCGCGAAGAAAATCATTAAGAAGACGCCAGCGAAGGGCGGCAGAAAGAGGAAGCGGACCAGGAAAGAAAGTTACTCCATCTACATCTACAAAGTGATGAAGCAGGTTCACcccgacaccggcatctcctccAAGGCCATGAGCATCATGAACTCGTTCGTCAACGATATTTTCGAGCGCATCGCGGGGGAGGCTTCCCGCCTGGCCCATTACAACAAGCGCAGCACCATCAGCTCCCGGGAGATCCAAACCGCCGTGcggctgctgctgcctggggagCTGGCCAAGCACGCCGTGTCGGAGGGCACAAAGGCGGTGACCAAGTACACCAGCTCTAAGTGA